The Gloeothece verrucosa PCC 7822 genomic interval ATGATGTGAATCGCTTTTAAAGGAATTCCAGCTTGAAAAAATGAACGAGGAATAAACCCTTGTTCCATAAGCTTTTGACCCAGTTTGGTCAAAGATTTTTCCCCACTCGTAAAATGATAAGTTAATGCTTTATGGTCAACTCCGGCCAATCTAGCAGCCCCTCTAATAGAAGTTCGGGTACTGCCATCGGGGTTGATGCTGAATTCGTCACGGATTGAAGAGGGTAAAGTGATACTATTCATGGCTAAGATGAAAAAATTGAGTAAGAAAGTGAAAATCTTGGCTATGGCTTTTGTTTAAGCCACTTCTGTTACTGTTTTGTTTTCATAAAACTGATTCAATCGCGCGATCGCTTCTCCATAACACAGAGGCCACAAATCCCCAGGCAGAGGGATAACCTGATAATTAGCCTTTGTCAGAACCACAATCCAAATCTCAGAAATAGATATATCGTGATATTCAGCTAACATCTTGTAAAAGGTTGACTGAATCCAGGCTCGTTTGAGATAGGGATTGGCGTTATCCCAGGTTAAGAATCTTGGCGGGGTTTCGGATGGGTCAAAGGATCGGTATTCGTGCCAGTAAGGGGTATAACTGCGGGTTTTCGTTTCTTTATCGTAGCTCCATGACCCCTCGGTAGATTTTAAGTCAATTAGAGCCGTAGATTTAGATGACCATTGAAGAATCAGGTCAGGAGTCCCGCCGTAACGTAAAACCGGATGAACAAGAGGCTTTTCACTGAGTAGTATTTTGGCTTCCCCTTGGACTACAGCCCCAACAAAACCACTGATACTGGCCCACCAGGGTAAAATTACTTCATCGATGTGCGGCGTGACTCCTGTTAATAAATCCGCTATCGCCGCATGACAGCGACTACCCCTGTCCATACGCTCCTGCCTTTTTTTCTCTCCTGACGGCGTTAAAGTCTTGGATGGGATTTCATCAGTAGCGTCTAGGATTTGATTGACAGAGGGCAATATAGACCCGTCCGGGTGGATGTATGGTTTCTTATCCTTCATCGCTTGTGTCTCCTAATCGGTTAGTGTAATAGCAGTAGGAGAAAAACTCCTACTGCTGTAATCGGTTACTTAGTAGTGGTGGCCGGTAAAGAATTAGCGGCTAGTCCTGGGCGCAGTCCGGGAACTGATGGCGTAGCCGCTTCATTAGAGATAGCTTTTAAATAGCCTTTCTCGGCTACAGGATTGACGAGGTAATAGGAGCAAATTTCGGGATCAGTAGAGATAGAGTGCCCAATTTCGAGTAATTCTTTTTCTGTATCGTTTATGGGGTCGCGGTAGCTCCAAGTCAAATACCAGTGCGCCTTGACTCCCTTGGTCGTGTAGGTGAACTCGAAAGTGAAAATTTTCTCGCTGTATATAGTATTGGCTTTAGCCGCTACGTAGGATTCTATGGAGGGATAGTCAGCTTTTAGTTCTTTGACACGGGCAATATATTCTTGAAACAGCGAGACTTCAAACGGTGTCACCATTTTTGCGTATTCATCAAGACTTCTGCCCCTCAAGAGAAATGTACATAAGACGTTTTCTTCCAAGCGATTAGGATCGCGCCTGGGTTTTTCGACGAACTGCTTATCCTTTAAAATCCAGCCAGATACGGGGATGGCAAAAATTTCCCGAAACAGTTCACCTTTATAAAAATCTCCCAGAGTTAAGGGACGAACAGGAGAATAATTGGGGCGTGACGGATTAATTAAGACTAAATCCGCTTTAGTCGCCACAATGTGCTTGTCAAATTCCCCCGAACGGTAGGCTTCTCCCAAATCAGCATCAAATTGTTTGTTGACAATCGCTCCCCCATCCAGCCTCGTGTACAGTTGGGTTAGCTGCGTTGGCAGTAAAACTGATGTTTTTCCCGTTTCTGATGTGATGATTTTCATGGTTTGTCTCGAATAAAGGGTAAAATTGTTAATTAATACTTATGCCGGCACTCAGTCCGTATTGATAGCCTTGTTGATAAGCTTTTGTTGCCCCGATGGGCTGACTAACTCCAGCCAGAGCATCCTTTCTCCCCGTTTCGCGCATCTTTCTGTTTCTGTTCATAAGGCGTAGTTAGCCGCACAACAGGCAGATCGAATTGGCCATCCATTGATAAAGAATGGCCAATTAATTTTCTCGCTTCATCTAAATCCGAGTGCTTCCAACGCGAATGAAAATAGTAACCATTTTTGGTACAGTAAAGCACTTGGCTTATACTTTCACTCAGCCTGTGGAATTTCCTTTCAAGCTCTGAATGTTTGTGCCGATTGTAATGTTCTAGCCAAATAATCGGTTCAGTTAGTTGATAGTGCAGCTTCACCAATGTGGCTAGATTCTCCGAACAGTTGGTAATTGACGTTCCGCTATCTTCAGCATCTAAATCTGAGAACACTACGATTAATGGGCTTTTTTTCTTCCAGATTCTTACTCGCGCTGTTGATTCATAAAGAGCATTTGGACGGTCTGGGTATCCATGACCCGACCAAACCGCAATCACATCAATATCCGGTTCATTTAAATTCTTACAAGTTGAATTATTCATTAGTTTTCTATCCTCTCTATGGCTACTGATAAAGCATCCGCGTCCTTCTTCCAATCGTTATCAGGATCGTTTTTATGGGCTTGATCGCCGATATGCTTTAAAGTTGTCAGAATTCCCATTAAAGAATGCTTATTAATTAACTGCCTCAAAATAGCTTCTAATTCTTGATCGACTTCGGGAATAGGGAGAGTTACTGCGTCGCCTTCTAGCTGTTCAAAAGTGGTACACCAACGTACATTTACATCAAAGGCATCACCCGAAGGCGCTAAAAATTCTCCGGTACCGCCACCGCCCGATAAAGCACTGGCAAGAACGATCAACAGATCTAAAATACCGTTCTTGTTTCCTCGAATTAAATTAGGCTCAATGACCAAAACGGAATCTTGTTCAGGAATTGGTGAGTTAGTCGTCATAACACTGCCTCGATTGTTGTTGTAGAGGATTTTAAAAAAATACGGTTCAGCCGTCGTAATTGGCGCTGTGCAGATTGGGCTGCCGTTAAGGTTGGGTAATGTCTGGCTTTGTACTTCTGAGATGTCCAGTTACTTCCATCCCAGTAACGGTTGCTGGCATTGACTAGAAGATAGTGTTCGAGCCGTACCTGAAATAATGGGATTCTTCGTCGGTTGCTCATGGGTTCATTTCTCAGAAAGTTGAAAATCTATGAATAGTCTCTATGGCTGTGTGAGGATTTGTTAGGGATATTTCGGGGAAATTACCCCAAAAGCCAGAAACCACTGGCTAGATACCAAGCAATTCCTTTAATACAGGCCATTTTTGTAGCCGATGCCACTACAACAAGCTCGGCATAATTAAGATGGGTAGTGAGCATTTTTTCGACGAAATCTGTCAGAGAAGGTTGGTACTGCACCCGCTCTAAAATCCTATTGACGTATTCAAGTTTTTGAACTTCAGTTTCCAATGTTTGACAATAAGGTGAGCCGTAGTAAATAATTCCTCTTGATAGATGCTGCTTGTTCGGTATTTCCATTACCTTTCGAGCTATTTGAATATCGAGCGCTTTTACTCCCCCCTTTTCTAAAAGCTGTTTCCAGTCACGATTGCCTTTTTCTGGGCCGTATTGGCAATAGAGTAAAGCGTATTCTTGGGATATTGGGGCAATATGGGATGCTAGGCTATTTTTCATTTGAATTCCTGTTGCGTAGCAATAATTGTATTATTCAAGACATTGGTTGGTGAAAGAGGGGGGTATTGTCCCCTCTCCCCCAGGGATTTCTAAAATGGCTCGATTTCGGCTTCTAACTCACTTTGGTGCAGCAATTCCTCTTCCGTGAACCAGCGCAGTTCATGCTTGCAGTGGCGAGCTACAATTCCATAGAGCCAGTAGGGTTCGTCACTTAAACGCTCATTACCTCTGACTTTGATGGTTGGCTCAACCAGTTGTATCCCCCTGATACGGTATAAATTCACGGACGACGCTAATCCAGCAGCGATCCCTTTTTCGTATTCATCCGCGATCGCTACTTTTTGTCCCCATACGAACTTTGGTTCGGAATACGCATAGTCGTCGTCTTCGTAAGTCGGGGTGAAGCAAATGCAGATTTGTGTCTGGATTGGTTGCTCTGTGCGGTATTCTATGCGGGGGATACCTGCAACCGCGATCGTTTGCGTAAGGTATGTTGTTTGTGCCATGATTGATGAAGAAATTAAATAAGATTTTTAAGAAGGGAGTCCTAGGATTAGGACTGCCCTTTTTTGTTTTTGTTAGTCGTATGTACACAGACGAACCGTATGGGACATCCCTGATGGGATGAGGAGAACAAAGTGTTAAACTTTGTCTTCCTATTAATATATTAGTCTAATAAAATGGACAAAGCAATACATTAGACCATTTAATTAACAAAAGAGAGGGGGGATATCAATAGGTTGGACTTATCAATGAATTAGACTAATAGATTGTGCTAATCTGGACATAGTAATCTAGTAGTCTAATGAGGTTAGTCTATGTTTTTAACAGCAACCCGTATGGATATGAAAGAACTGCGAGAAAAGGCTGGCTTGAGTGCTGAAGAAGCCGCCTTTAAGCTTGGAGTAGCTCACTCTACCATCAGAAATTGGGAAAGTGGAAAAACTGAGCCATCTTTAGGCGTGACAAAAATTTCTGAATTATTGCGCCTGTACCAATGCACTTTTGAACAATTGGAGGAAGCGGTACGAGAAACTCGCACCAAAATTCATTAAAGTGAGCGGAGTCTTCCTTAAATACTCATCTGAGAACTCTGCTGAAACTAACCTCTTGAAAAACAATGATCCGATTTACAGAACTTAACTGATGGTGACGCATCAGTTTTAAAAAACCTGGCTGCCCCCTTTGCTTTACTTCAGATTTGGCTTTTCGATAGCCTTCTTGGAGGCGAACACCAAGCTTCAATTCTACTTTTCACTTATATTATTGTCTCGTAGTCAGCCAAATTCTGCCAGTAAGATTGGGAACTCCAGCTAATACATCTGTCTGGAAAACTATGACCGTAGCAAATAAACCAACAGAACCCAAATTTTTAGCCAATCCTGAAGCCGAAGAACTCATCTTAGGTGGCATTTTATTTGACTCTAGGGCGATCGCCAAAGTCGAAAATATCCTATCCCCCGAACACTTTTATGTTCGTAGTCACGCCACTATTTACCAAACCGCTTTAGAATTGTACCGTTCTGGACTGCCTACCGATTTGATGACAGTGAGCCATCACTTGGAAGAAAAAGGTGTTCTAGAGCAAATTGGCGGAATTTCTCGGCTGGCTACCTTAATTGAACGTACCGTATCAGCAGCTAACATAGATAGCTATGCTCGGAACATTGTCAGAAAACACTGGGAAAAACGTGAGCTTCAATCCCTCAGTTACAAAATAACCGAATGGGTAGAAGACCCTAATTATTCTCCCGCTCAAATCGCCGAACTGATCATCCATCAAGCCCAATCTCTTACCATCGCTTCAGGGGATAAATCACTATTATCTAGAGCGATCGCTCAAATAAAGCAAATCCTCAAAATCCCTGATTTATCCGAACTTCAACAGAACGCCAAGCTAGAACACCTACGCTCGGAGCTAAAGATTAATCCCTATCAATGGGAGAACAACTTTGTCCAAGCCGCTAAAAAGGAACTTCGGGGAGAAACCCAGAAAGCCAGGCTGAAGCTGGAGATTTTGGCTTATGTCCAGACTCTAGACCCTTATGAGAAAATGTTGCTTAAAAGTCACATTTGCAGCCATTATCGTCTTTCTAAAGCTGATTTAAATTATTTAGTCCAACAGACCCAAAAAGAGTTAGAAACAATGGCTCAATCAGATTTTAGTTTCGACGAGTTTTTAAATAGTGGTACAGTGGGCTTGCAGTGGCTCGTTCCTGGTATTTTGCCTGTAGGGGAAACGGTGTTATTAGCCGCTCTAGCCAAAACCGGTAAAACTCTCTTGGCGACTGACATAGCCTACGGCGTGTTAACAGGTGAACGAGTTCTGGGGGAGCAACCAGGAGTCAAAGGTAAAGTCTTGTTAGTCACCTCGGATGAGTCTGGTAACTCGACTAAGAGGCGGCTAAGAGCTAAGGGTTTTGATCTGCTGGCTAACCGTAATGATCTAAGAATCATAACCAAGCTGGATATTAATGACTTATCGCCTTTAGATAAGGCACTGGGAGAGCATCAACCGGTGTTGGTAATTATTGATTCATTGACTAGCATTACCGATAATTTAGGAGTATCGGAAAAAGACCCAGAGTTTGCTCGTTCGATTTATCATTTGAAAAACTTAATCGGTAGTTATGGCGCGTCAGGGATCTTAATTCATCATGAGAACAAATGTCCTGATGCTAAGGGAATCAACCAAGTTTCAGGGAGTGCGAGAATTGTAGCCGCTACTTGGGGAGTTTTGCAACTCAAAGCCGTTAACCCTGATGACGAACAAGATCCTCGTCGTTGGTTAAGAGTTAAGCCGCGTGAAGGTCAAGCGGTTTGCCATATACTCAAGCTTAATCCCAAGGATTTATGGGCATCTAGCACCATATTTGATTATGTTGGCGAATTCGGTGACGAAAATGGAGAAAAGAGAACTCAAGGTCAGCGTGTGCTGGATTTACTGGCTCGGTTTGCGCCGCATGGGCTAGATTACAGCGAAATTGACTCCTATCTGAATATCGGGCGATCGCTTTATACCGTATTAGATCGCTTAGAAGACCGGCAACTAATTACTAAACAGCGCTCACTGGTCAACCCCAGGCGTTGGATGTACTGTTTGCCAACTACTGGGGATGATGATGACGATGGTGGAGGCCAACCGCCGCCGGTACCGGATACTCCGCCTCCAACCGAATCACTCTCTAATACTGAGACAATAACCGTTTCTCAATCAGAACCAAATATTACCAGCAGCGCTGGCACAACTGATAACGGTAATGCGGCATCGGATGTGGCTAATTTATCTGAGGAGGCTCCTAACAATCAAGTTGAAGTAACTGATTTAAATGAATTAGATGATAACCAGACAGTAGAAAACCAACCATCTAAACCCGCTCCTTTGTTTGAAATTGGTCAACAAGTGGAGCGTTACATTCCGACTTATGATTTAACACAAAAAGGAAGGACAATTGTTAATCGAGCGTTTAAAGTTTTTGAATGGGTTTATTTATTAAATGATGCCGCTAATACTTGGGTTCATGAGCGTTATCTACGGGCAACTGTAATTGAAGATAATGAGGGGGGTTAAACTCTCTCTAACTACGGCATCAAAACCCCTTAAAAATCAATTTTAAACACCATCGTTATTGAGCTAGTAACTGTGGTGGAAAAAGTATGTAGGTTTGTTATCTTAAATTATGACAAGCCCCTTTCAGGATGCTTAAAAATCGTCACTTTAGCGGTTTTTAAGATCATTCAATTTAGATTTAACCAGTAGATAAATGACGCTCATATTTATCGGCTCCTCAAGGAGCATTTCTATTAAAAATAAGGTGTGTTTAGGGAGCTAAAAAAGCCTTACCCGTTCGACAAACTGGTTGGGACTTGAGGATTACTGTTAAAGAGCGACTATTTGTCCTTAAATAAAAGTTATTCTCATTAACTTCATTGTTAAGTTCTGTGAAGAGGTCGGCGAACACCCCCCCTCTACAGGGTGTATCTAAATGGGTTTAATTAATTGTTAAAACTGTTTATATATATACATTTCAGCTTATTCAACAGTTATTCAACATCTTTTCAACAAGTCTTCAACAACAGTTTAACAAGCATCCTTGTTGAAATCGTTAAATCCTTATCAAGTAAAGCTTTTAGGATTAGTCAATACTTTGGCTCGGTTTAGGGGGTGAGTTAAATTTTTGAGTTGTTTAATGTCAATAAGAGCAATAACTGTCCTGAAATCAGAAATAATTGTTATAATTGTCAAGTCTAAGTTCATTGTTGTTTTTTGATTATGGACAAATTAACTCGGCAACAAAAAATAGCTCAGTTGAAAGCTGAACGTCATCAAGAAGCCAGAATGGCGATCAAGGACTGTTTACAACAAAAATCGGTTTTTGATCAATTGCTATTGAGAGCCGATATTTATAGCAGATATTGGTTGACCAAAGCTGAATTTAAGAGACTTGTCGCGGAAATTTCTTGGGAGTTAGCTCTAGAAAAGTCCGACAAAGTTTAAAAAACTTTATATTGTTCAAATAGTCAAAGAAGTTCAGACTGTAGCTAAATAATAGCTAAATTAGTTAAGTCACCCGTGTAACCTGTAATCTCAATAATTGCATCAGTGCTGGCACTAAAGCCGGCTGTACCATTATTAAGAGCAAGGAAAGTGCGTGTAGTCGTTCCTTCGACAAAAGTAAAAGTAGTGGCTCCGTTTTTAACGAAGTTAGTGGAATTGAGAACTGATGCGATGGACACTTCACTTAACTCTGTAACTTTTCCTAATTTTATCACTGATGCCGCTCCTACAGCACTAGAACCATCAATGAAGTCCACACCAATCTTAAGATCGCTGATACGGTCAAAATTAGCCAATAAGGAATCACTTAAAGGATTAATGATGAAAGTATTAACGCCTTCTCCTCCTTTAAGGGAGTCAGCACCCGCCCCACCGGTAAGTTTATCATCGCCGTTTCCCCCATCGAACACATCATTACCCGCACCACCGATTAAAGTATCATTTCCTTCCTCTCCGTAGAGGGTGTCGTCACCGCTACCGCCATTAATGCTATCGTTACCGTCTCCTGCCGATAAAATATTAGCCCCAGTGTTACCGGTCAAAGTATTATTAAGACTGTTGCCGGTTCCGTTGAGGTTACTACTACCAGTGAGGGTAAGATTTTCTACATTATCTGCAAGGGTAAAGCTAACCGAAGCGTTAACGCTATCAATTCCTTCATCGCTATTTTCAGTAATGACATCGTTGATATTATCGACGGTGTAAAGATCATTCCCTAACCCTCCAACGAGAGTATCGCTACCCGCTTTTCCATCAAGGCTATCATTACCTTCATTTCCCGTTAAGGTGTTATTACCACTATTGCCCGTGAGGGTGTTATCAAGACTATTTCCTATGGCCTCAAGGTTGCCCGTTCCGGTTAGAGTTAATTTTTCGGGTTCTTCTAGACTTATTATGCTAAACTATCAGCTAAATGCCAGAATAATAAAGCTCTTTTTTGATAGTTATCAAAATTTTTAAATCCCAATCCGCAACGCTTTAAAACCTTTAATCTATTATTAATTCCTTCGACTACGCCATTAGTTGTTTTATGCTCAAAGTAACCAACTATTTCAGCAAACCAATTTTTCATAGTTCGGACAGTTTTTGGGAAATATTTTTGAGCTTTGAGCATCCATTCTGCCAGATTTAAAGTTCCTTCCCCCAAATTTTGACTTTTTTCAAAAATATAGGTAAACTCTTCTTTTAAATTGTGCATTATTTCTATAAGAGGAGAAGCTTCTTTCATTTGATACAACTTTATTTTTTGTTTATCTTTTAACTTGCTTTCTCTTTTAAGCAAAACATATTTTCCTCCTTTTATTGCTGCAAATATCTGCTTTCGCTGCTTAATATCTAAAGATTCAGCCGTTTTTTTTTGATCAATTCGACCTTGATTTAGTTCTTCATGTAATAGTTTCGTTAGGTGAAATCTATCTGCTGTTACCACAGCATTAGGACAGATTTTTTTTACTACATTTTTATACATTTTACACAAATCTATACTAACTTATTCTATCTGTTCTAAAATTTCATTTCCCCAGTTTTTTAAATAATTTTCTAAATTTTTAGCTTTTCTATCTTTAATTAAACCTATTAATTTTCCTTTTTCTAAATCAACTAAAACAATAACAAACTTTCCTTGCCCTTTAACTAAACTGATTTCATCAATTCCTAGCTTTTTTAAAGATTTTAAATTTATTGGCAAAACTATTTGACTAATTTGATTAATCATTGATTCAACTTCAGCTTCGGTTAAATTATTTCTTTGAGCTACACTTAAAGGGAGCATCCCATTTTTGCACTTTAACCATTTTATGGTCGCCAAAACCCTTACCTATCGTGACGAAAGAGCTATGCACTTACAAAAATGGGATGCTCCCCACTTAAAAGGTCGCTATTAACAACTTGTTCAGTAATAAATTTTGCGTATCTGTGAGTATATTTTTTTCGAGAGCCAACAAATTCTAACTGTTCACTAAAAGGTTTTTGACAATTATTACATTTAAACTGTCGTCGATTTACTTTTAAAATAATTTCTTTTTCTCCCCAAGGTATATCTTTAACTAAAAAATAATGGTTTTGATGAAGGCGGTGACTTATTTTACAACAATTAGGACAACGGGCTGCTTTATCTTGAAGCTCTACCTCTAAAATCAAAGTATTTTCACAAGTTTTTTGTTCTTTAACTAAAACTCCTGGTAAATCAAGAATTTTGGTAAGTTGCCGTTTCATTTGATTTATACTTTAAGTATATTTACTAACATTTTAGCATAATAAGTCTAGAAGAACCCGAAAGCCCAAAAAATCCCGAATGGCCACCCGATGCGCTTTGACGGTACGTCCGTTGAAATCGTATTTGTCGAACCGATTGGGGTCAAGTTTTAGCTGTTCGGCGACGTAGCGAATTGCTTGAGTTGGAATATCTCCTTTATTAGCGGGGAATTGACCTTCATACTGGTAAAATTTCAATAGTAAAGCTAATCCCAAACGATGAGAAGCGGTTTTTCTCTTAACAAGGGTTTCCTCAGAAGGTAAAAGTGTCCAGTGTTCAATTAATTCTTCGGGCTGCCAGATTCGTTTCATCTACTCGGTTATTAAGATGGTGCGCCCCATTATCTCTTTTTTTTGCAGCATCTAACTACTTGCTGCAAAATTAACCTGAATATCAATAGCTCGCTGATAATTAAAATAGAGATAGGGTCAGGCTTTAACAGGAGGCTGGCTATGAACTCACAGAACACACCGACCACTGAAAGCTGCAAAATTACTAGAGACCATCTTACACCCAATGAAGTTAGTCAGTTAATTGAGGCAGTGAAGAAAAAAGGCGGGTGGTATGCCTATCGTAATGCTACTTTAATTTTAATGCTTTATCGTCATGGACTTCGCCGAACTGAAGCGGCACACATAAGATGGTCTGATGTCGATTTAGCCGAAGGAACTATTTATATCCGGCGAGTTAAAGGTTCTCGTTCGGGTCGTCATCCTATAGGTGGGGATGAAATGAGAGCCTTAAAAAAACTTCGCAGAGACTACGCTCCTTCTCCGTTTGTCTTTACAGGAAATCGTCGCACTCCTTTAACTGAAAGGACGATTAGCCATATTGTGCATCAAGCCGGAATTCTGGCGGGTTTTGAGTTTACAGTTCATGCCCATTTACTTCGTCACGCTTGTGGGTATTATCTGGCGAATAAGGGCGTAGATACTAGAATAATTCAGGATTACCTTGGCCATGCCAATATTCAGAACACAGTGCGTTACACACAGCTATCATCAGCGAGATTTGAGGGGCTTTGGGATTAGGTTAAAAAGAAAAGTCTGAAACCTTTATATATCAAGACTTTTGAGCTACATTGCACTTGGTAACAGCTTCGCTAGTTTT includes:
- a CDS encoding helix-turn-helix domain-containing protein, with the translated sequence MFLTATRMDMKELREKAGLSAEEAAFKLGVAHSTIRNWESGKTEPSLGVTKISELLRLYQCTFEQLEEAVRETRTKIH
- a CDS encoding AAA family ATPase, encoding MTVANKPTEPKFLANPEAEELILGGILFDSRAIAKVENILSPEHFYVRSHATIYQTALELYRSGLPTDLMTVSHHLEEKGVLEQIGGISRLATLIERTVSAANIDSYARNIVRKHWEKRELQSLSYKITEWVEDPNYSPAQIAELIIHQAQSLTIASGDKSLLSRAIAQIKQILKIPDLSELQQNAKLEHLRSELKINPYQWENNFVQAAKKELRGETQKARLKLEILAYVQTLDPYEKMLLKSHICSHYRLSKADLNYLVQQTQKELETMAQSDFSFDEFLNSGTVGLQWLVPGILPVGETVLLAALAKTGKTLLATDIAYGVLTGERVLGEQPGVKGKVLLVTSDESGNSTKRRLRAKGFDLLANRNDLRIITKLDINDLSPLDKALGEHQPVLVIIDSLTSITDNLGVSEKDPEFARSIYHLKNLIGSYGASGILIHHENKCPDAKGINQVSGSARIVAATWGVLQLKAVNPDDEQDPRRWLRVKPREGQAVCHILKLNPKDLWASSTIFDYVGEFGDENGEKRTQGQRVLDLLARFAPHGLDYSEIDSYLNIGRSLYTVLDRLEDRQLITKQRSLVNPRRWMYCLPTTGDDDDDGGGQPPPVPDTPPPTESLSNTETITVSQSEPNITSSAGTTDNGNAASDVANLSEEAPNNQVEVTDLNELDDNQTVENQPSKPAPLFEIGQQVERYIPTYDLTQKGRTIVNRAFKVFEWVYLLNDAANTWVHERYLRATVIEDNEGG
- a CDS encoding calcium-binding protein; this encodes MISLEEPEKLTLTGTGNLEAIGNSLDNTLTGNSGNNTLTGNEGNDSLDGKAGSDTLVGGLGNDLYTVDNINDVITENSDEGIDSVNASVSFTLADNVENLTLTGSSNLNGTGNSLNNTLTGNTGANILSAGDGNDSINGGSGDDTLYGEEGNDTLIGGAGNDVFDGGNGDDKLTGGAGADSLKGGEGVNTFIINPLSDSLLANFDRISDLKIGVDFIDGSSAVGAASVIKLGKVTELSEVSIASVLNSTNFVKNGATTFTFVEGTTTRTFLALNNGTAGFSASTDAIIEITGYTGDLTNLAII
- a CDS encoding transposase family protein, producing MKRQLTKILDLPGVLVKEQKTCENTLILEVELQDKAARCPNCCKISHRLHQNHYFLVKDIPWGEKEIILKVNRRQFKCNNCQKPFSEQLEFVGSRKKYTHRYAKFITEQVVNSDLLSGEHPIFVSA
- a CDS encoding DUF4158 domain-containing protein, with product MKRIWQPEELIEHWTLLPSEETLVKRKTASHRLGLALLLKFYQYEGQFPANKGDIPTQAIRYVAEQLKLDPNRFDKYDFNGRTVKAHRVAIRDFLGFRVLLDLLC
- a CDS encoding tyrosine-type recombinase/integrase, encoding MNSQNTPTTESCKITRDHLTPNEVSQLIEAVKKKGGWYAYRNATLILMLYRHGLRRTEAAHIRWSDVDLAEGTIYIRRVKGSRSGRHPIGGDEMRALKKLRRDYAPSPFVFTGNRRTPLTERTISHIVHQAGILAGFEFTVHAHLLRHACGYYLANKGVDTRIIQDYLGHANIQNTVRYTQLSSARFEGLWD